In the genome of Solibacillus silvestris, one region contains:
- a CDS encoding helicase-exonuclease AddAB subunit AddA has product MTIPVKPNDVQWTDVQWKAIYASGHDILVSAAAGSGKTAVLIERLIQKMLAPEDMRIDVDELLVVTFTNASAAEMRNRMAEALEKELAQNPNNQFLRRQLSLLNKAQISTLHSFCLSICREYAYTIDLDPGFRLASTEEASLLQDDVLMDVLEKAYRGDMEALFTKEELYTLIDSFASDRSDQAIELLLQEMYKVSRVQPNPYEWLRALPEKYNIDPESPIDELVIAQEVRPFIIGSLREIATRLEKGLQIVSVTPALEKNKPLFEAEYTGVMHVLKAMEEGSWEQAYELIPAVEFGRIKPLTKKDTEEDKQYYAVAKNHRDTAKEMLSDLKETFFARHPKLYVQEMAATKPILETLVKLTIEYSEAFKKAKQERGLLDFSDLEHYALEILTDEESTSNPPLPSDVALNFQKRFKEVLVDEYQDVNFLQETILQLVKNGGEQDGNMFMVGDVKQSIYAFRLAEPRLFLDKYKRFEEDPSGTGMKIDLNANFRSRSEVLEGTNYVFEQIMDEEVGEIAYDEQAKLKFGASYDEQQVPIELVLLEGDSKAQIIPGSEEGSEEESISSAQQEARYIIQRIRDLVDRGGQVYNPKTKSMRPVSYRDIVVLMRSRTWYTTFAEEFKLAGLPLYAETDGGYFESLEVMIMINTLKVIDNPYQDIPLASVLRAPFIGLTENELAKIRLINGKVPFYEALKQYKEEAMGDMPIETEAKLDKFFTMHQKWRQFSRHGALADLVWQVYLDTNYYEMVGAMANGKQRQANLRALHDRALSYEKSSFRGLFRFLRFIDRISSRGDDLGIAKSTSEADDVVTLLTIHKSKGLEYPVVFVAGMSRTFNTKDLGSRYIFDQDFGLAIKSVNPDLNIISTSLPHLYVKEKKLAKMKAEEMRVLYVAMTRAKERLILVGSIKDWEKQKEEWAFYQELEETVLPAYIRSKANSYLSWVGPAVARHNDFLFADYGYSNEAATTEKWTVRIIPNRDYLLANEAETVEQEVVEQAVNEELVELLTKRFTTPYPYANAVTKKSKTSVSEQKRLESLQQMEEEQLYNMEAKRYVKTDVPSFMLKGKKERKLSATEVGTAVHAVMQHIPQQGFASIEEIKQYIQSLVERQLLQQIEADAVSAEKVFAFFETEIGGRFKKAKQVLREEPFTLSLKNQEGDAQIIQGVIDCIFEDEHGNWVLLDYKTDYIEQYLLGDFEKIKQKMTKSYQIQLNYYQHAVQSIKRIQISERILYLYSIGQEVKID; this is encoded by the coding sequence ATGACAATTCCAGTGAAGCCGAATGATGTTCAATGGACAGATGTGCAGTGGAAAGCCATCTATGCATCCGGTCATGACATATTAGTATCTGCAGCGGCCGGTTCGGGAAAAACGGCCGTATTGATCGAGCGACTGATTCAAAAGATGTTAGCGCCTGAAGACATGCGCATTGATGTAGATGAGCTGCTCGTCGTAACGTTTACAAATGCCTCGGCTGCGGAAATGCGTAACCGTATGGCAGAAGCGCTTGAAAAGGAGCTTGCCCAAAATCCGAACAACCAATTTCTTCGCCGTCAGTTAAGTTTACTGAACAAAGCACAAATCTCTACATTGCATTCATTCTGTTTATCGATTTGCCGAGAATATGCATACACGATTGATCTGGACCCGGGTTTCCGTCTGGCAAGTACGGAGGAAGCTTCATTATTACAGGATGATGTGTTGATGGATGTGCTTGAAAAGGCATACCGGGGTGATATGGAGGCATTGTTCACGAAAGAGGAGCTTTATACATTAATCGACAGCTTTGCGTCTGATCGCAGTGACCAGGCGATTGAGCTGTTGCTGCAGGAAATGTATAAAGTATCGCGCGTACAGCCAAACCCGTATGAGTGGCTGCGTGCATTGCCGGAAAAATATAATATTGATCCTGAAAGTCCAATTGATGAACTGGTCATTGCGCAGGAAGTCCGCCCGTTTATTATCGGGAGCCTGAGAGAAATTGCCACTCGTCTTGAAAAAGGATTGCAAATTGTGTCCGTTACACCAGCGTTAGAGAAAAATAAGCCATTGTTTGAAGCTGAATATACAGGGGTTATGCATGTACTCAAGGCAATGGAAGAAGGTTCATGGGAACAGGCATATGAGCTGATTCCAGCTGTTGAGTTCGGACGGATCAAGCCATTGACGAAAAAGGATACCGAGGAAGATAAACAATATTATGCGGTAGCGAAAAATCATCGTGATACGGCAAAAGAAATGTTGTCTGATTTAAAGGAAACATTTTTTGCACGCCATCCAAAGTTGTATGTACAGGAAATGGCGGCGACAAAGCCTATTTTGGAAACGCTCGTAAAACTGACGATTGAATACAGTGAAGCGTTTAAAAAGGCGAAGCAGGAGCGCGGCCTGCTTGATTTTTCGGATTTGGAGCATTATGCACTGGAAATTTTGACGGATGAAGAAAGTACGTCAAATCCCCCTCTGCCATCTGATGTCGCATTGAATTTTCAGAAGCGTTTCAAAGAAGTGCTTGTCGATGAGTATCAGGACGTCAATTTTTTGCAGGAAACAATTTTACAGCTTGTGAAAAATGGCGGGGAGCAGGACGGGAATATGTTTATGGTTGGCGATGTAAAGCAGTCTATCTATGCGTTTCGTCTTGCAGAGCCACGTCTTTTCCTAGATAAATATAAGCGATTTGAAGAAGACCCGTCCGGAACAGGAATGAAAATTGACTTGAATGCCAATTTCCGTAGTCGTTCGGAAGTGCTTGAAGGTACGAACTATGTGTTTGAGCAAATTATGGATGAAGAAGTCGGTGAAATTGCATACGATGAACAGGCAAAACTGAAGTTCGGGGCGAGCTATGATGAACAGCAAGTACCGATTGAATTAGTTTTACTGGAAGGTGATTCAAAAGCGCAAATCATTCCGGGAAGTGAAGAGGGTTCAGAGGAAGAGAGCATCAGCTCAGCACAGCAGGAAGCGCGTTACATTATTCAGCGCATCCGAGATTTAGTCGATCGTGGTGGACAAGTATACAATCCGAAAACGAAATCGATGCGGCCTGTCAGCTACCGCGATATTGTCGTATTGATGCGTTCACGTACATGGTATACGACGTTTGCGGAGGAATTCAAATTGGCCGGCCTGCCGCTATATGCCGAAACGGACGGCGGTTATTTTGAATCGCTAGAAGTCATGATTATGATTAACACGTTAAAAGTCATCGACAACCCGTATCAGGATATTCCGCTGGCGTCTGTACTGCGTGCTCCGTTTATCGGGTTAACTGAAAATGAACTGGCAAAAATCCGTTTAATTAATGGAAAAGTACCTTTTTATGAAGCGTTAAAACAATATAAAGAAGAGGCAATGGGTGACATGCCAATTGAAACTGAAGCTAAGCTTGATAAGTTCTTTACGATGCATCAGAAATGGCGCCAGTTTTCCCGTCATGGGGCATTGGCTGATTTAGTATGGCAAGTGTATTTAGATACGAATTATTATGAAATGGTCGGCGCGATGGCGAACGGCAAGCAGCGACAGGCGAACTTACGGGCACTGCATGACCGTGCATTAAGCTATGAAAAATCGTCATTCCGCGGATTATTCCGCTTCCTGCGTTTTATCGACCGCATAAGTTCGCGCGGAGACGATTTAGGGATTGCGAAATCAACAAGTGAAGCCGATGATGTCGTGACATTGCTTACAATCCATAAATCAAAAGGGCTTGAATATCCGGTCGTGTTTGTAGCGGGGATGAGCCGGACTTTCAATACAAAAGACTTAGGCAGCCGCTATATTTTCGATCAGGATTTCGGTTTGGCGATTAAATCGGTCAATCCGGATTTAAATATCATTTCGACCTCTTTGCCGCATTTATATGTGAAGGAGAAAAAGCTGGCGAAAATGAAGGCGGAGGAAATGCGTGTTTTATATGTTGCGATGACTCGTGCAAAGGAACGACTTATTTTAGTCGGCTCGATTAAAGATTGGGAGAAGCAGAAGGAAGAATGGGCATTTTATCAGGAGCTGGAGGAGACGGTGCTTCCTGCATACATTCGTTCAAAAGCGAACAGTTATTTAAGCTGGGTTGGTCCGGCTGTTGCCCGACATAATGATTTCCTGTTTGCCGATTACGGCTATTCAAATGAAGCGGCAACAACAGAAAAGTGGACAGTCCGCATTATTCCAAACCGCGACTATTTGCTTGCCAATGAAGCGGAAACGGTGGAGCAGGAAGTGGTTGAACAGGCTGTGAATGAAGAGCTGGTGGAGCTGCTGACAAAACGTTTTACAACACCGTACCCGTACGCAAATGCGGTGACGAAAAAATCGAAAACGTCGGTGTCTGAGCAAAAGCGTCTTGAAAGTTTGCAGCAAATGGAAGAAGAGCAGCTTTACAATATGGAAGCGAAGCGCTACGTAAAAACCGATGTACCAAGCTTTATGCTGAAAGGGAAAAAAGAACGTAAACTTTCGGCAACCGAAGTCGGTACAGCTGTCCATGCCGTTATGCAGCATATCCCGCAGCAAGGATTTGCATCAATTGAAGAGATAAAACAGTATATCCAATCACTCGTAGAACGTCAGCTTCTGCAGCAAATCGAAGCAGATGCGGTTTCGGCGGAAAAGGTATTTGCCTTTTTCGAAACAGAAATAGGTGGGCGTTTTAAAAAAGCGAAACAAGTGCTGCGTGAAGAACCATTTACACTTAGTTTGAAAAATCAGGAAGGGGACGCCCAAATTATTCAAGGTGTCATCGACTGTATTTTTGAAGATGAACATGGGAACTGGGTGCTTCTTGATTATAAAACGGACTATATCGAACAATATTTATTAGGCGATTTTGAGAAAATTAAACAAAAAATGACAAAGTCGTACCAAATTCAATTAAACTATTATCAGCATGCTGTCCAATCAATTAAGCGTATTCAAATAAGTGAACGCATTTTATATTTATATAGTATTGGACAAGAAGTGAAAATAGATTAG
- a CDS encoding alpha-amlyase, which yields MGFNKWFRTLAAGVLLSTSLSVAAVANAEEERTIADESIYDVLVDRFFNGTGKNDDDTVNTQDPMMFAGGDFNGLLKKIDYVANMGYTMLSIGSVFETEKYDGSMPTSYTMFDHRFGTAEEFKKMVEAYQKRDIKIMVDFPISNVSPNHELSEKQGFAASENDGKIQWDLTNEEVQNELINSAVQFVSTYKLDGVRLTNIEQADTAFLNRFIEQLKAAGAYTIANAESDANFDAKFYSDTASNFTNAFKNVDLNTTVLEPHIEEMLSGTPVLSMTDTIWSDRFTLAATEEGMYPPTRSKISIASTLLLPGVPVVQYGSEIAMNGEAGVEAHQYYNFKTDSELADYVGKLQSLRNDSETLRNGEFKWLENEDGYLVFERKSDEETWIVVINNSSKTKRVHIPVAELGEGKEVRGMFNSEIIRENKDGNYAIILDREMVEVYQVIEARGINTSYIVALGLVVVLYTAFMIAIMKRGKKRRAENSAQ from the coding sequence ATGGGATTTAATAAATGGTTTCGTACATTGGCTGCGGGTGTGCTGCTTTCGACTTCATTGTCAGTTGCTGCTGTTGCAAATGCGGAAGAAGAGCGTACGATTGCAGATGAAAGTATATATGACGTTTTAGTGGACCGTTTCTTTAATGGTACCGGTAAAAATGATGATGATACAGTAAATACACAGGACCCGATGATGTTTGCAGGCGGGGATTTCAATGGTTTGTTGAAGAAAATCGATTATGTCGCAAATATGGGGTATACGATGCTTTCGATTGGCTCTGTATTTGAGACTGAAAAATATGATGGATCGATGCCAACGAGCTACACAATGTTTGACCACCGATTTGGTACAGCCGAGGAATTTAAAAAAATGGTCGAGGCTTATCAAAAACGTGACATCAAAATAATGGTAGATTTCCCTATTTCCAATGTAAGTCCAAACCATGAACTTTCAGAAAAACAAGGATTTGCAGCATCTGAAAACGATGGGAAAATACAGTGGGACTTAACGAATGAAGAAGTACAGAATGAACTGATCAACAGTGCTGTACAATTTGTGAGTACATATAAATTAGATGGGGTTCGTTTGACGAATATTGAACAAGCCGATACTGCATTTTTAAATCGCTTTATCGAGCAGTTAAAAGCAGCAGGTGCTTATACAATTGCGAATGCGGAAAGTGATGCAAATTTTGACGCGAAATTTTACAGTGATACTGCTTCAAACTTTACAAATGCATTTAAAAATGTCGATTTAAATACGACTGTACTAGAGCCTCATATCGAGGAAATGCTTTCAGGGACACCGGTTTTGTCGATGACGGATACGATTTGGTCGGATCGCTTCACATTGGCGGCAACAGAGGAAGGTATGTATCCGCCGACACGGAGTAAAATTTCCATCGCGAGCACACTCTTACTTCCAGGTGTACCAGTAGTGCAATATGGGTCTGAAATTGCGATGAATGGGGAAGCGGGTGTTGAAGCACACCAATACTACAATTTTAAAACGGATTCAGAATTAGCCGATTATGTAGGAAAGCTCCAGTCATTAAGAAATGATTCCGAGACATTGCGTAACGGGGAATTTAAATGGCTTGAAAATGAAGACGGCTATCTTGTATTCGAACGCAAATCCGATGAGGAAACATGGATTGTTGTCATTAATAATAGTAGTAAGACAAAACGTGTGCATATTCCGGTAGCTGAGCTAGGTGAAGGAAAAGAAGTCCGCGGCATGTTCAACAGTGAAATTATTCGTGAAAATAAGGACGGCAATTATGCGATTATTTTAGACCGCGAAATGGTGGAAGTGTACCAGGTGATTGAAGCGCGGGGTATTAACACTTCTTACATTGTGGCACTTGGTTTGGTCGTTGTATTATACACAGCATTTATGATTGCTATTATGAAGCGCGGGAAAAAACGCCGTGCCGAGAATTCAGCACAATAA
- a CDS encoding phosphatase has product MNEHLIVLDLDGTLLTDEKKISLLTKETLLKAKEAGHQVMIATGRPYRASQLYYQELSLTTPIVNFNGALIHHPKNPMWKAIHTTVDLSVVHDVVESVHKYEYDNLIAEVMDDVYLHREDEGVLQLLHMGNPNILTGDLKNTLKEDPTSLLIQADDVNTPIIRKHLQDVHAELIEHRRWGAPFPIIEIVHKGLSKAVGIDYIAKEMGIPRERIIAFGDEDNDLEMIDYAGVGVAMSNGIDDLKTIANEITLSNNEDGIAKFLQDRLKL; this is encoded by the coding sequence ATGAACGAACATTTAATTGTATTAGATTTAGACGGCACTTTATTGACGGACGAGAAAAAGATTTCTTTGCTGACAAAGGAAACGTTGTTGAAAGCAAAGGAAGCCGGTCATCAGGTGATGATTGCGACAGGACGTCCGTATCGTGCGAGTCAGCTTTATTATCAGGAGTTGAGTTTAACAACCCCGATTGTCAATTTTAACGGAGCCCTCATCCACCACCCTAAAAATCCGATGTGGAAAGCGATTCATACAACAGTCGATTTAAGCGTAGTTCACGATGTTGTAGAATCTGTTCATAAATATGAATACGACAACTTAATCGCCGAAGTAATGGATGATGTATACCTTCATCGTGAAGATGAAGGTGTGCTTCAGTTGCTGCATATGGGTAACCCCAATATTTTAACAGGCGATCTGAAAAATACATTAAAGGAAGACCCGACAAGTTTACTCATTCAAGCCGACGATGTTAATACACCGATTATCCGCAAGCATTTGCAGGATGTCCACGCTGAGCTGATTGAGCATCGACGTTGGGGGGCGCCTTTCCCAATTATCGAAATTGTCCATAAAGGGTTAAGTAAAGCGGTAGGGATCGACTATATCGCAAAAGAAATGGGCATTCCGCGCGAACGCATCATTGCATTTGGCGATGAGGACAATGACTTGGAGATGATTGATTACGCTGGTGTTGGGGTTGCGATGAGTAACGGAATTGACGATTTGAAAACAATCGCCAATGAAATTACGCTATCGAACAATGAAGACGGTATTGCGAAGTTTTTGCAGGACCGCTTGAAACTGTAA
- a CDS encoding esterase: MIVNKEQWKSIPLLHVYDETMDEQTPVVIFLHGFLSAKEHNLHYAYQFVQQGVRVILPDALLHGERSNQLTEDQMNFNFWKIVLKSVEEVHTIYEELKLKKLAGSKIGIAGTSMGGIVTSGCLAIYPWIETAGICMGTTSYTKLALHQVEELKQKGVTFPLSEEQQTGLIQMLQKFDMELHENLWANKPIIFWHGERDTVVPYHMSRDYVEQLEKEKKAEHITYLAEQKAGHAVSRNGILQVTQFMAQCLA, translated from the coding sequence TTGATAGTTAATAAAGAACAATGGAAGTCCATTCCACTACTGCATGTATATGATGAAACGATGGATGAGCAAACACCGGTCGTTATTTTTCTTCATGGGTTTTTGAGCGCAAAGGAACATAATTTACATTACGCTTATCAGTTTGTGCAGCAAGGTGTACGCGTTATACTACCGGATGCATTATTGCATGGTGAGCGCTCGAATCAATTGACGGAAGACCAGATGAACTTTAACTTCTGGAAAATTGTATTAAAGTCGGTGGAAGAAGTACATACTATTTATGAAGAATTGAAGCTGAAAAAATTAGCTGGGAGCAAAATTGGGATTGCCGGAACTTCAATGGGCGGAATCGTCACATCAGGCTGTTTAGCAATCTATCCATGGATTGAAACGGCAGGTATTTGCATGGGAACGACAAGCTATACGAAACTGGCTCTTCATCAAGTTGAGGAATTAAAGCAAAAAGGCGTAACCTTCCCATTGTCTGAAGAACAGCAAACTGGTCTGATTCAAATGCTGCAAAAATTCGATATGGAACTGCATGAGAATCTATGGGCAAACAAACCAATTATTTTCTGGCATGGTGAGCGCGATACGGTCGTTCCTTATCATATGAGCCGAGATTATGTTGAACAACTAGAAAAAGAAAAAAAAGCAGAACATATTACTTATTTGGCAGAACAAAAAGCTGGCCATGCCGTATCGAGAAATGGGATTTTGCAAGTCACGCAATTTATGGCGCAATGTTTGGCATAA
- a CDS encoding DNA methyltransferase gives MDHDMKESMLGALENVIDPELGIDIVNLGLVYEVDLTDEGLAIVTMTLTSMGCPLAPVIVDQVTTALSELPEVKEVKVDIVWQPAWSKDNMSRYAKMALGIR, from the coding sequence ATTGATCACGATATGAAAGAAAGTATGTTAGGTGCATTGGAAAACGTAATTGACCCTGAGTTAGGCATTGATATCGTCAACTTAGGTTTAGTATATGAAGTGGATTTAACAGACGAGGGCTTAGCAATTGTTACAATGACATTAACATCAATGGGCTGTCCGCTTGCTCCGGTAATTGTTGACCAAGTAACAACTGCACTTAGTGAATTACCGGAAGTAAAAGAAGTAAAAGTTGACATCGTTTGGCAACCGGCATGGTCTAAAGACAATATGTCCCGTTATGCAAAAATGGCATTAGGTATTCGTTAA
- a CDS encoding ATP-dependent chaperone ClpB — MQFNQTQDNRPPLEQFGRNLIEQVKKGKMDPVIGRDEEIRNVIRILSRKTKNNPVLIGEPGVGKTAIVEGLAQRIVRRDVPEGLKDAELYELDMSALIAGASYRGQFEERLKSVLKQVKESEGRIILFIDEIHTIVGAGKTDGAMDAGNMLKPMLARGELHCIGATTLDEYRMYIEKDPALERRFQQVMVREPSIEDTVSILRGIKDRFEEHHRGVRIHDRAIIAAAQLANRYITDRFLPDKAIDLVDEACAMIRIEIDSMPQELDQLTRRLTQLKIEQQALKKEKDDASKKRLEIITDEIDTLETSIKSMKEQWELEKNGLQIVRDKKDELKKMEAERDDLFISGNNLARASELQYSKIPQLEKEISELEQQLKQSEGNRMLREEVTEEEIAKIISRWTGIPVTKLVEGEREKLLRLKDTLHERVVGQDDAVTYVTEAVWRARSGIKDPNKPIGSFLFLGPTGVGKTELAKALAAQLFDSEDHFIRIDMSEYMEKHSVSRLVGAPPGYIGYEEGGQLTEAVRRNPYSVVLLDEIEKAHPDVANILLQVLDDGRITDSQGRIVNFTNTVIILTSNIGSQFLLEGSEESEQLVQTALRQHFKPELLNRMDDIIMFHALSNEHFHKIAWKYVKQLQDRVAKQEITLSVDSQVVDWIVKHGIDPQFGARPLKRFVQRHLETIVARELLKGEVAAGGTLSIALENEELVINSN; from the coding sequence ATGCAATTTAATCAAACTCAAGATAATCGTCCGCCATTAGAACAATTTGGACGTAATTTAATTGAACAAGTAAAAAAAGGTAAGATGGATCCGGTTATCGGACGAGATGAAGAAATCCGAAACGTCATTCGTATTCTGTCACGTAAAACAAAAAACAATCCGGTCCTCATCGGTGAACCAGGTGTTGGTAAAACAGCAATCGTCGAAGGATTGGCACAGCGTATCGTGAGACGGGATGTACCTGAAGGATTGAAAGATGCGGAGCTTTATGAACTGGATATGAGTGCGCTCATTGCCGGGGCATCGTATCGCGGACAGTTTGAAGAGCGACTGAAATCTGTATTAAAACAAGTGAAAGAATCAGAAGGACGCATCATTTTATTCATCGATGAGATTCATACAATTGTCGGTGCAGGGAAAACGGACGGAGCAATGGATGCAGGAAATATGCTGAAACCAATGCTTGCACGCGGTGAACTGCATTGTATTGGAGCAACAACATTGGACGAGTACCGCATGTATATCGAAAAAGATCCTGCATTGGAACGCCGCTTCCAGCAAGTAATGGTGCGGGAACCTTCTATTGAAGATACGGTATCCATTTTACGCGGTATAAAAGATCGATTTGAAGAACATCATCGTGGCGTACGCATTCATGACCGCGCAATTATTGCAGCGGCCCAGTTGGCAAACCGCTATATTACAGACCGCTTTTTACCGGATAAGGCGATTGATCTTGTTGATGAGGCATGTGCAATGATCCGTATTGAAATCGATTCAATGCCACAGGAACTGGATCAGTTAACGCGCCGTCTTACACAGCTTAAAATTGAGCAGCAGGCTTTGAAAAAAGAAAAAGATGACGCGAGCAAAAAGCGCCTTGAAATAATTACTGATGAAATTGATACATTGGAAACTTCGATTAAATCGATGAAAGAACAGTGGGAGCTTGAAAAAAACGGCTTGCAAATCGTGCGCGATAAAAAAGATGAACTGAAAAAAATGGAGGCCGAACGCGATGACTTATTTATTTCAGGCAATAATTTAGCGCGGGCAAGTGAGCTCCAATACAGTAAAATTCCACAGCTTGAAAAGGAAATCTCCGAGCTGGAACAGCAGCTGAAACAGTCGGAAGGTAACCGCATGCTGCGTGAAGAAGTGACGGAAGAGGAAATTGCTAAAATCATTTCACGCTGGACAGGTATTCCGGTAACGAAGCTTGTTGAAGGTGAACGCGAAAAGCTGCTCCGTTTAAAAGATACGCTGCATGAACGGGTAGTCGGTCAGGACGATGCGGTAACTTATGTAACAGAAGCAGTATGGCGTGCACGTTCAGGTATTAAAGACCCGAATAAACCAATCGGAAGCTTCCTGTTCCTAGGGCCAACTGGTGTCGGAAAAACCGAATTGGCAAAAGCATTGGCCGCACAATTATTCGATTCAGAAGATCATTTCATCCGAATTGATATGAGCGAGTATATGGAGAAACATTCTGTGTCACGACTCGTCGGAGCACCTCCAGGCTATATTGGCTATGAAGAAGGCGGTCAGCTGACAGAAGCGGTACGCCGCAACCCGTATTCCGTTGTACTCTTGGATGAAATCGAGAAGGCGCATCCGGATGTCGCGAATATTTTACTGCAAGTGCTGGATGATGGCCGCATTACGGATAGCCAAGGACGGATCGTCAACTTTACGAATACCGTCATTATTTTGACATCGAATATCGGCTCGCAGTTTTTACTGGAAGGATCAGAAGAATCAGAACAGCTTGTCCAAACGGCATTACGCCAACACTTTAAGCCAGAGCTGCTAAACCGTATGGATGATATTATTATGTTCCATGCCTTATCGAACGAGCACTTCCATAAGATTGCCTGGAAATATGTAAAGCAGCTACAAGATAGAGTTGCCAAACAGGAAATTACGTTATCAGTGGACAGTCAAGTGGTCGACTGGATTGTGAAGCATGGGATTGATCCGCAATTCGGTGCACGTCCATTAAAACGCTTTGTCCAACGCCATTTAGAGACGATTGTTGCTCGTGAATTGTTAAAAGGGGAAGTCGCAGCAGGTGGAACATTGTCAATTGCATTGGAAAATGAAGAGTTGGTTATAAATTCAAATTAA
- a CDS encoding 3-oxoacyl-ACP synthase, which produces MNAGIIGMGKYVPEKAIPNKDFENVLDTSDEWIRSRTGIENRFIAENEETSDLAYKAAVQAIENAGITPDQIGLIVVATVTQDQNFPSVACQIQERLGISGCGAMDVSAACSGFIYGTAIAKQFIESNSYEYVLVVGVEKLSKIVDWDDRNTAVLFGDGASAAVLGKVSEGRGILAFELGADGTGGKHLYLNPKNHIAMNGREVFKFAVRQMGESAVNVIEKAGMTKEDVDYLVPHQANIRIMEAARERLDLPEEKMSKTIQKYGNTSAASIGISIVEDLESGKIKDDDIVVLVGFGGGLTWGALALKWGK; this is translated from the coding sequence ATGAATGCCGGTATTATAGGGATGGGGAAATATGTTCCGGAAAAAGCTATACCAAATAAGGATTTTGAAAATGTTTTAGATACATCAGATGAGTGGATTCGTTCTCGTACAGGTATTGAAAACCGTTTTATCGCTGAGAATGAAGAAACATCGGATTTAGCATATAAAGCAGCAGTGCAAGCGATTGAAAACGCAGGTATTACGCCAGATCAAATCGGTTTAATCGTAGTGGCAACCGTTACACAGGATCAGAATTTCCCGAGTGTAGCTTGTCAGATTCAAGAGCGACTTGGAATATCGGGATGTGGCGCAATGGATGTGTCCGCTGCATGCTCAGGATTTATTTATGGAACGGCTATTGCCAAACAATTTATTGAGAGTAATAGTTATGAATATGTGTTAGTAGTAGGTGTTGAAAAACTGTCGAAAATTGTGGATTGGGATGATCGCAACACGGCTGTCCTTTTCGGAGATGGTGCAAGTGCGGCCGTTCTCGGAAAAGTTTCGGAAGGGCGCGGTATTCTGGCTTTCGAACTAGGAGCTGACGGAACAGGCGGAAAGCATCTTTATTTAAATCCTAAAAATCACATTGCGATGAATGGTCGTGAAGTATTTAAATTTGCGGTTCGTCAAATGGGCGAATCGGCTGTAAATGTCATTGAAAAGGCAGGCATGACAAAGGAAGATGTCGATTATTTAGTGCCGCATCAGGCAAACATCCGCATTATGGAAGCCGCAAGAGAGCGTCTTGACTTGCCAGAGGAAAAAATGTCGAAAACAATCCAAAAATACGGCAATACATCTGCCGCTTCAATCGGAATTTCGATTGTAGAAGATTTGGAGTCTGGTAAAATCAAAGATGATGATATCGTTGTTTTAGTCGGTTTCGGCGGTGGGCTTACATGGGGAGCGCTCGCATTAAAGTGGGGTAAATAA